The sequence GATGGCGTCCGCATAGTAATTGACGCAGGGCTTTCACGCCTGTCTTCTTTTGACGTTAAAAGAGGAATGCCGGGGCTTATAACCGTCCCGGTCTCCAAAGCTTCGGCCGATCAAAGGCGGGGGCGTGCCGGGCGCCAGATGGCAGGCGTCTGCTACAGGCTGTGGACAAAAGAGGAAGAAGAGTTTCATCCTCCCTTTACACAGCCCGAAATACTCTCGGCTGACCTGGCCCCTCTGGCCCTTGAGCTTGCGCAGTGGGGAACGCCGGAAGGAGAAGGGCTTATGTTTCCTGATGCTCCTCCCAGGGTAAACCTTCAGCAGGCAAGATCAATTCTTTTCATGCTGGGTGCCGTGGACAAAATGGGAAAGCTTACATCATTCGGAAAGGCTATGTCGGGGCTCCCCGTACACCCGCGCCTTAGTGCAATGATCCTGCACGCGCGCGAAAAACGCCTGGAGGCCGAAGCATGCCTTCTTGCATCGCTTCTTGAAGAGACCGCTGCCGCGGGAAGAGAGATAAACCTCTACGGGCGCTGGCACCAGTTGGAAAATCCAAAAGATGACAGGCAGGCACAGCATTCTAAAAGAATATATCAGCACGCGCGGCGTCTTATGAAGATAGTTCATGCTTCTGAAGATAAGATAACGGGGGAGAATCTGGGAGTGCTGCTTGCTTATGCATACCCGGAAAGAGTAGCCGTAAAGAAGTCTTCAAATCAGTACCAACTGGCACAGGGTACAATGGTATCGGTTCCTGAAGGGGATCTTCTTTTAAGAGAGGAATTTCTTTCTGTAGCCGATGTGGATGCTGCGGGTGCAGTGGCAAAAGTATTCCTTGCTGCACCAGTTTCAAGGGACGAAATTCTTGAGGCCTTCAGGGATATCATATCAAATGAAGAAACTGTTGAGTGGTCGGGCACCGCAGTAAAGGGGATAAGGAAACTCAGGCTGGGATCCATATCAATTCAGGAAAAGGAATTCAGCCCAAATGAAGAAGAAATTGAAAAGGCAGTATTAGATCACCTGCGAAGTGAAGGCATTAACTCTCTGCCGTGGGATAAAGAAAGTGTGAGTATAAAAGAAAGGTCCGAATGGCTGAGGCTTTATGTAATGGATGAAAATGACCACAGGTTCCTTAACTGGCCTATACTGACGGATGAGAACCTGATTGGTACAATAGACTATTGGCTTAAACCATTCCTCAACGGTGTTAGAAAGCAGAAGGATATTGAAGCGCTTGATATGGCTTCAATTATAAAATCCATTTATTCTTATGAACAGTTAAACTTGCTTGAGGCGCTTGCGCCATCGGCAGTTAAAGTCCCGGGCGGATCCAATATAAGACTGAAATATGACGAGGGTGAAAAGCCCGTTCTTGCAGTAAGGCTCCAGGAGCTCTTCGGGCAGACAGATACACCAAGGATTGCAGGAGGGAAAATTCCTGTGCTCATACACCTGCTTTCCCCGGCAATGAGGCCGCTTGCCATTACGCAGGACCTCAGGAGTTTCTGGGTAAATACATATCCTGAAATATTAAAGCAGATGCGCATAAAATATCCCAAACATGTCTGGCCCGATGATCCGCTTAAGGCTGAGGCTACAAATAAGACCAAAAGAGGGAACACGCTAAGATAAAACTACCTGAGTGTCTTTGTCAGAAGATTTACACTTGAGGCGGAGAAAACTGTAATGCTGTCTATTCTTATATATGCGGGCTTTGGTATGTCTTCAGGACTGTTTATGGAATTTGTTTTCTGAAGCCTTTTGAACGTTTTCTCCCGGTTTGTGTACCAGATAAAAACAGTGTCATTTATCCGGCTTATGTCCAGAAAGACTTTCGGCTTTTCAGCGTAATAATTCCCGTATGAGACAAATAATTTTAGTCTTGTGGAATCCGTTGAAGCTGCAATAACGGAGTAAGGAATGTTTTCTTTCAGCCTGGGAGCCAAAGGGATCTGTTCAACTACAATGTTTACACTTCCCGAAAGCGTCTTAAAGGCAATTTCATCGGTGTAATTCCCCTCATAAAAACGGGAGCTGTCGTCCTCAGCATTCTCTTTTGTGCATGAGGTGAAAATTACGGCAAAAGGAATTAAAAGGATGAATAATAGTAAGCCTGCCGGCGCGTTTTTCTTTAATTTCATTGTTATGCCTCTTCTACGTT comes from Ignavibacteria bacterium and encodes:
- the hrpB gene encoding ATP-dependent helicase HrpB produces the protein MLNLYVVGIITLERKVYPIEEALPRLKAALHESNLCILVAPPGAGKTTIVPVALMGEEWLQGRKILMLEPRRLAARRSAEYMSSQRNEKCGQTIGYRIRTEACTGPNTKIEVVTEGILTRMLQSDAELPEAALVIFDEFHERSIHADTGLAFLLDVQKNLRPDIKILIMSATPDIEKLSSLPGNPPVVESLGRAYPVETHYLRHTSDKRLEVKTAEAVLSAIKKEDGDLLVFLPGKKEIKRTSELLIDRFHGSDVILHELYGEASREEQEASLRPAPMGKRKVILSTSIAETSLTIDGVRIVIDAGLSRLSSFDVKRGMPGLITVPVSKASADQRRGRAGRQMAGVCYRLWTKEEEEFHPPFTQPEILSADLAPLALELAQWGTPEGEGLMFPDAPPRVNLQQARSILFMLGAVDKMGKLTSFGKAMSGLPVHPRLSAMILHAREKRLEAEACLLASLLEETAAAGREINLYGRWHQLENPKDDRQAQHSKRIYQHARRLMKIVHASEDKITGENLGVLLAYAYPERVAVKKSSNQYQLAQGTMVSVPEGDLLLREEFLSVADVDAAGAVAKVFLAAPVSRDEILEAFRDIISNEETVEWSGTAVKGIRKLRLGSISIQEKEFSPNEEEIEKAVLDHLRSEGINSLPWDKESVSIKERSEWLRLYVMDENDHRFLNWPILTDENLIGTIDYWLKPFLNGVRKQKDIEALDMASIIKSIYSYEQLNLLEALAPSAVKVPGGSNIRLKYDEGEKPVLAVRLQELFGQTDTPRIAGGKIPVLIHLLSPAMRPLAITQDLRSFWVNTYPEILKQMRIKYPKHVWPDDPLKAEATNKTKRGNTLR